A region from the Branchiostoma lanceolatum isolate klBraLanc5 chromosome 2, klBraLanc5.hap2, whole genome shotgun sequence genome encodes:
- the LOC136428632 gene encoding galactose-1-phosphate uridylyltransferase-like, which produces MKRPWSGQEEKPPEENIPRHDPKNPLCPGVTRANGKVNPDYDSTFLFDNDFPALQPDAPDPGPSEHPLLQAASARGKCQVMCFHPWTDITLPLMSLVEIRTVIDKWAEITTDLGANHRWVQLFENKGAVMGCSNPHPHCQVWASSFMPNEAAAADKNQKEYFNKHQSPMLVDYYKLEKEKRERIVVENEDWLVVVPYWAVWPYETLVLPRRHVLRLPDLTSSERDALADITKRLLCKYDNLFEVSFPYSMGWHGAPTGDLAEAENSHWQLHAHYYPPLLRSATVRKFMVGFEMLAQAQRDLTAEQAAEKLRNLPELHYKIKRQQED; this is translated from the exons ATGAAGAGACCGTGGTCGGGGCAGGAGGAGAAACCCCCAGAGGAGAATATCCCACGACATGACCCCAAGAACCCCCTCTGTCCTGGGGTCACTCGAGCCAACGGAAAG GTGAACCCAGACTATGACAGCACTTTCCTGTTTGACAATGACTTCCCAGCCCTCCAGCCAGATGCTCCTGACCCAG GTCCAAGTGAACATCCACTCCTACAGGCGGCTTCTGCAAGAGGGAAATG CCAGGTGATGTGCTTCCACCCATGGACCGACATCACCCTTCCCCTCATGTCATTGGTTGAGATCAGAACTGTGATTGACAAGTGGGCAGAGATTACCACCGACCTCGGGGCCAATCACAGATGGGTGCAG TTGTTTGAGAACAAGGGAGCTGTGATGGGGTGCTCCAACCCCCACCCCCACTGTCAGGTCTGGGCAAGCAGCTTCATGCCAAACGAGGCAGCAGCTGCA GACAAGAACCAAAAAGAGTACTTCAACAAACACCAATCCCCAATGCTTGTGGATTACTACAAACTGGAGAAAGAAAAGAGG GAGCGGATAGTTGTGGAGAACGAGGACTGGCTGGTTGTGGTGCCTTACTGGGCCGTGTGGCCGTATGAGACACTGGTCCTGCCCAGGAGACATGTCCTGAGGCTGCCGGACCTCACCAGTAGTGAGAGGGATG CCCTTGCAGACATTACAAAGCGGCTGCTGTGCAAGTATGACAACCTGTTTGAGGTGTCCTTCCCTTACTCTATGGGCTGGCATG GTGCCCCCACGGGGGATCTGGCTGAAGCTGAGAACAGCCACTGGCAGCTCCATGCACATTACTACCCCCCTCTGCTGAGGTCGGCCACAGTCCGGAAGTTCATGGTGGGCTTTGAGATGCTGGCTCAGGCCCAACGGGACCTCACTGCAGAACAG GCTGCTGAGAAGCTGAGAAACCTGCCAGAGCTCCACTACAAGATCAAAAGGCAGCAGGAAGACTAG
- the LOC136428623 gene encoding centrosomal protein of 162 kDa-like: MSGKMSKKDLDHQFEQFLKESLSDDSLDDGGGRGGHGSVLHKLGQREPKKEEKLWWMEEDEEGSPRLKGSSTNRWLMKKDKKKEENSGKELGGSQEAKFLKSLNKKSPTESPTTGLAANFDNPPAKRDVEVSKDSLEDFFHAGRNKGNNGGRGGVIPEKASFEDTLIDSSGDEAVEDVRTGSAPGTGPGMDTLEELAEKERFFKDLEGKAEGTLDYGRLNEEADLTDTFKQPKSGHKGGEDIETKLDSYSEDFSDESQDSDEERDASVKVTDTGGKTNDEESSKKLTSTPPSKPMLARVALFDTMDSSFGTGKLGKTLLPSGGDTDGDSPQMKTVPTATGTNSDVEALQRALQDAQMSTLGTGTAADLDLGGGTEARGLNLSPAQPRGRGFDLEPAGTKDQGFTLPEENRGFDLQSADDSRKIDLYPSGEKHGFDLQPASEKHGFDLQPASENHGFDLQPASEKHGFDLQPARENHGFDLQPASENHGFDLQPAGENHGFDLQPASENHGFDLSPAHVGQRGFQYDDQDLDKTTESKPQTPVPTPRQRKHVGQKFTFESPDQHKTIQDLERDIETQVGRLDGLDDSFVNGRTEQVSRKGKPRKGRQQNQVRSSGYGKVIPSRRTNGSASTPDAKLGKHAKDSAVPKTSTPNNKQGKTVSFHGQSAKGRTSSASPYRWTPKQVSTFKARGAPIDDSVAGSQLMASVESFAYYIQDHFSSERKGKSSRQAWEDKPPVKSEGPPPSIEHLSREKMLLLQVQDLQKELEVEQKLREKIHADFRAQQREYQREVEELRLQHDKELDQMKQENFVLRAKLGDSEAHDGDEKETEPSSQKSDSKGKAADQEVERLRQEVKVQEDLLKGYQQENERLYAQLKTGTSKYKETETLLFQENQKLQAEVARLKEEGEERERALLFKGVITSPAAQRQIKAGTAESSMAAARVACLEKELRKSKLHSEDMLRDVVRLKGEKSQLEQQLDRERALGVKANRQVGELTEVQQLEVRTRVQQHEEEVLELRRKLRWYVENQELVDRQTRVLREKEEEMERLRSQVKRLEAQTGQKQDSARGKAKERAADAKRILDLERQVKEMENIIKRRHPNSIPAMILAANAAPPSAPSSPTRPLSVQFLENRIRKLEGELERRDEDAKLSLRALQQTHNQVKLQYEEEISRLGKQLVDRGQMSARVDSNRVSTLEIQLDLERSEHNRMVEEFKREITELHKRLEAAQMRKSMNDNEAFAAQKLEAETLVLKKELKEKSQEIFQLQKTCQKLQSGSGKDGGKFGKTRSVGKKKVAGKDVVPSPRHDVAFPDSLDDRSYEPHAFTGLHISDIQRENETLKQQVESLSFELEQQRVKLQMQVAEAESNVRKAQEASEERLEVIKAAHQREAEKLLSQYTRQQSTSEVAELTSRLQTRDVMLEHLKSELASAKRDQEELVRVKLREETLQRQLSRLQEELAEAKAHQSPEMRHFESLQSKIQSMEDKYRERERGLQNGVLSPKGGRSDSQWAQIVESKNRQIEQFRAELDSILAVLRQIQQNKMSAGYRIPTI, encoded by the exons ATGAGTGGCAAGATGAGCAAGAAAGATCTGGACCATCAGTTTGAACAGTTTCTGAAGGAGTCCCTCTCAGATGATTCCCTGGATGATGGAGGTGGGAGAGGTGGCCATGGGAGTGTCCTGCACAAGCTAGGCCAGCGGGAGCCAAAGAAAGAAGAGAAGCTGTGGTGGATGGAGGAGGATGAAGAGGGATCTCCTAGACTCAAGGGCAGCTCAACCAACAGGTGGTTGatgaaaaaggacaagaaaaaggaagaaaactCCGGGAAGGAACTAGGAGGATCACAAGAAGCAAAGTTCTTAAAGTCATTGAACAAAAAAAGTCCTACAGAATCCCCCACAACGGGGCTTGCTGCCAACTTTGACAATCCTCCTGCAAAGAGAGATGTAGAAGTGAGTAAGGACAGCCTAGAAGACTTCTTCCATGCAGGCCGCAATAAGGGTAACAATGGGGGAAGGGGCGGGGTGATTCCTGAGAAAGCAAGCTTTGAGGACACTCTGATAGACAGCAGTGGTGATGAGGCTGTGGAGGATGTGAGAACAGGGAGTGCTCCTGGGACAGGGCCGGGGATGGACACACTGGAGGAGTTGGCAGAGAAGGAAAGGTTCTTCAAGGATTTAGAGGGGAAAGCAGAGGGCACTTTGGACTATGGTAGGCTCAATGAGGAAGCAGATCTAACAGATACCTTCAAACAGCCAAAATCCGGTCATAAAGGTGGTGAAGACATTGAGACTAAACTAGACAGTTACAGTGAAGACTTTTCCGATGAAAGTCAGGACAGCGATGAAGAAAGGGATGCGTCTGTGAAGGTGACAGACACTGGGGGTAAGACAAACGATGAGGAAAGCTCCAAGAAGTTGACCAGCACTCCGCCATCCAAACCAATGTTGGCCAGGGTAGCTCTGTTTGACACCATGGACTCCAGTTTTGGGACAGGCAAGCTGGGGAAGACATTGCTGCCCTCAGGAGGTGACACAGATGGAGATTCACCCCAGATGAAGACGGTTCCCACAGCAACTGGTACCAACAGTGATGTGGAGGCCTTGCAGCGAGCCCTGCAGGACGCGCAGATGTCCACACTGGGCACAGGCACTGCTGCTGACTTAGACCTGGGGGGAGGGACAGAGGCAAGGGGGCTCAACCTGAGCCCTGCTCAACCCAGGGGGAGGGGTTTTGACTTAGAACCAGCTGGTACAAAAGACCAAGGATTCACATTGCCTGAGGAAAACAGAGGATTTGACCTTCAATCAGCTGATGACTCCAGGAAAATTGACCTTTATCCCTCTGGTGAGAAGCATGGATTTGACCTTCAACCTGCTAGTGAGAAGCATGGATTTGACCTTCAACCAGCTAGTGAAAATCATGGATTTGACCTTCAACCTGCTAGTGAGAAGCATGGATTTGACCTTCAACCTGCTAGGGAGAATCATGGGTTTGATCTTCAACCTGCTAGTGAGAATCATGGGTTTGACCTTCAACCTGCTGGTGAGAATCATGGATTTGACCTTCAACCTGCTAGTGAGAATCATGGGTTTGACCTCAGCCCTGCACATGTCGGGCAAAGAGGATTCCAGTACGATGATCAGGACCTTGACAAGACTACGGAAAGTAAACCCCAAACCCCAGTGCCCACACCCAGGCAAAGGAAACACGTAGGACAAAAGTTTACATTTGAGTCTCCAGACCAACATAAAACTATCCAGGATCTGGAGAGGGATATCGAAACTCAAGTAGGAAGGTTGGACGGACTTGATGACAGCTTTGTCAATGGCAGAACAGAGCAAGTCAGTAGGAAAGGGAAACCAAGGAAAGGAAGACAACAGAACCAGGTACGAAGCTCTGGCTACGGTAAAGTTATCCCTTCAAGGAGGACAAATGGAAGTGCTAGCACCCCAGATGCTAAGTTAGGAAAACATGCCAAAGACTCGGCAGTGCCAAAAACAAGTACTCCCAATAACAAACAAGGCAAGACTGTCAGCTTCCATGGACAAAGTGCCAAGGGAAGAACATCTAGTGCTAGCCCTTACAGATGGACTCCTAAACAGGTCTCAACATTTAAAGCAAGAGGGGCTCCTATAGATGATTCAGTAGCAGGCAGTCAGCTGATGGCTTCTGTGGAGTCCTTTGCTTACTATATCCAAGACCACTTCTCATCAGAAAGGAAGGGGAAGTCTTCAAGGCAGGCATGGGAAGACAAACCCCCTGTCAAGTCGGAGGGCCCACCTCCCAGTATAGAACACCTTTCCAGGGAGAAGATGTTGCTGTTGCAAGTTCAAGACCTTCAGAAAGAGTTGGAAGTTGAACAGAAACTAAGGGAGAAAATCCATGCCGACTTCAGAGCTCAGCAGAGGGAGTACCAGCGGGAGGTGGAAGAGCTGCGTCTCCAGCATGACAAGGAATTGGACCAGATGAAGCAGGAGAACTTCGTCTTACGGGCAAAACTTGGGGACTCAGAAGCACATGATGGTGATGAGAAGGAAACAGAACCATCAAGCCAAAAATCAGACTCTaaaggaaaagctgcagatCAAGAAGTGGAGCGGTTACGACAGGAAGTCAAGGTGCAAGAAGACCTTCTTAAAGGCTACCAGCAGGAGAACGAGAGGCTGTACGCCCAGCTGAAGACAGGCACGTCCAAGTACAAGGAGACGGAGACCCTGCTGTTCCAGGAGAATCAGAAGCTGCAGGCAGAAGTCGCCCGTCTgaaggaggagggggaggagagGGAGCGAGCCCTGCTGTTTAAGGGGGTGATCACCAGCCCTGCAGCTCAGCGGCAGATCAAGGCTGGGACGGCTGAATCGTCCATGGCCGCTGCTCGGGTGGCATGCCTGGAAAAA GAGCTGAGAAAATCCAAGCTGCACAGCGAGGACATGCTGAGGGATGTGGTGAGGCTGAAGGGTGAGAAATCCCAGCTGGAGCAGCAGCTGGACCGGGAGAGGGCCCTCGGTGTCAAGGCAAACAGACAG GTGGGTGAGCTGACAGAGGTGCAGCAGCTGGAGGTGAGGACCAGGGTGCAGCAACACGAAGAGGAGGTTCTGGAGCTGAGGAGGAAGCTGCGCTGGTACGTGGAGAACCAGGAGCTGGTGGACAGACAGACACGGGTCCTCcgggagaaggaggaggagatggagaGACTCCGAAGCCAG GTAAAAAGGCTAGAGGCCCAAACTGGACAGAAACAAGACAGCGCCAGGGGCAAGGCAAAGGAGCGAGCAGCCGACGCCAAACGCATCCTCGATCTGGAGCGGCAAGTGAAAGAAATGGAAAACATCATAAAGAGACGCCATCCAAACTCCATTCCTGCAATGATCCTTGCTGCGAATGCTGCACCACCATCGGCACCCAGCAGCCCCACCAGACCTCTGTCTGTGCAGTTCCTGGAGAACAGGATCAGGAAGCTGGAGGGTGAGCTGGAGAGGAGGGACGAGGATGCCAAGCTGAGCCTACGGGCCCTGCAGCAGACTCACAACCAGGTGAAGCTTCAGTATGAGGAGGAGATCTCAAGGCTGGGGAAGCAGCTCGTGGATAGAGGGCAAATGTCGGCAAGGGTAGACTCCAACAGAGTGTCTACTCTGGAGATACAGCTTGACTTGGAAAGGTCTGAACACAACAGGATGGTTGAAGAGTTCAAAAGAGAAATCACAGAGCTGCACAAGCGACTTGAAGCGGCACAGATGAGAAAGTCTATGAATGATAATGAGGCCTTTGCTGCTCAAAAGCTTGAGGCAGAGACTTTGGTTTTGAAGAAGGAGTTGAAGGAAAAGAGCCAGGAAATCTTCCAGCTTCAGAAAACGTGCCAAAAACTGCAAAGTGGTTCTGGAAAAGATGGGGGAAAGTTTGGCAAGACCAGAAGTGTTGGGAAAAAAAAAGTGGCTGGTAAAGATGTAGTGCCATCACCGAGACATGATGTTGCCTTTCCAGACTCTCTGGATGACAGGTCTTACGAACCCCACGCTTTCACTGGTTTGCACATTTCTGACATCCAAAGGGAAAATGAAACTCTAAAGCAGCAGGTAGAAAGTCTTTCATTTGAACTTGAACAGCAGCGAGTCAAGCTTCAGATGCAGGTTGCTGAGGCAGAGAGCAACGTCCGCAAAGCACAGGAGGCTTCAGAGGAACGGCTGGAGGTAATAAAAGCAGCTCACCAGAGAGAAGCGGAGAAACTCTTGTCACAGTACACGAGACAGCAGTCTACCTCTGAGGTAGCAGAGCTCACAAGTAGACTGCAGACCAGGGACGTCATGCTGGAACATCTGAAGTCAGAGTTAGCATCTGCCAAGAGAGACCAGGAGGAGCTTGTTCGAGTGAAGCTGCGTGAGGAGACCCTGCAGAGACAGCTGAGTAGGCTTCAGGAGGAACTGGCCGAGGCAAAGGCACATCAGTCACCAGAAATGAGACACTTTGAGTCGCTCCAGTCTAAGATCCAATCTATGGAAGATAAGTACAGGGAAAGAGAGAGGGGACTGCAGAACGGGGTGTTGAGTCCAAAGGGAGGAAGGTCGGACTCACAGTGGGCACAGATAGTAGAGTCTAAGAACAGACAGATTGAGCAGTTCAGAGCAGAGTTGGACTCTATTTTAGCAGTGCTCAGGCAGATCCAGCAGAACAAGATGTCAGCAGGCTACAGAATTCCAACAATATGA